A region of the Culex quinquefasciatus strain JHB chromosome 1, VPISU_Cqui_1.0_pri_paternal, whole genome shotgun sequence genome:
GTAGGAAGAGACGAGTatgctttttttcattttctcactCTAAATCTAGTTGGGTTTGtcttcatttaattttatttttttaacacgcCCTGAGCaaacaatccagaggtcgctgatTTGTATCTCGTGGCGAAAGGAATAACTATAAAAATGGGTATCAAGTGCCTCTAGCACTTGCTCAGGTTAGCAGAAAAGAAAGGTACTAGCCATTGGTACTAGTGTTCTGTAAAACAGTTAAGTGACGTAAGTGCCAACTTCATGCGTACATCCAGTTTCTTCAGTGTCGAGTTAACGTAGGAATAAGTAGTATCGCCTTTCTTCAGAGTTCGGTGAATTTTGCTCAGAATGTAACAAAATCTATCTACTGATAGAATATATTTTGTAAGgattgtattttgaaaataacacgCAAAAACATGTCGCCTTTATGTATgggtttggaaaaaaaacttctattgGTGTAAATCCTAATCTTTTTGAAGTGACAGACGAGTCACGAGCAAAGAATCTGTAAAATATTATACGAATcgattgagaaaattttctgaaattcttgAGCTAGAAAAATGAACGTCGTTGGCAATTTGTCCAAACAAGTTGCTACTAGCCCTACTGGTTGTTCTACTATAGCTATATAGCCCATGCGCAGTGGACTCTGTGGTGGCGCGCGGTGCGGTTAATTGGTCAAATAGCGGCCAGTTGGGACAAGTGAGGGAGGTTCAACTGATCTTTCATTGCCTGCGGCTTGTACACAGCTACGCCACCGAAAGACCTAGATCTCACTCATATATGTACTCTAAAGCACAGCTGTGTCACAGCACAGCATCAACAAGACCCGCGTTTAGCCCGTATGGACCACGAGGTCGGTTGATCTCGTTGTCTCTCGTTGGCGATCACGACGCCATTCCATTCCAACAAGGAAGGGGCGTCCAAGCTAACAAAAAGAAAGAGACTCATCAATAGTGACCGCTAGTCTGGTAAAAACTTGTGTAGTGTTCGGTTCAAAGGCTGCCCcgaaaattctagaaattctgaATTCGTGACACAAGTGTGTCTCTTGAGAAGTCGTTGAGTGGGAATCTTCGTCGAGTAAATTAGGATCAAAATGCGTGGACTCTTCCTGGTTGTTTTGCTGGTTTGCGGCTGCTGTAAGTACCGTTGAGCTGGATAACCTTGAAGCTTAAATGTGGGCTAGTTATGTAAATATGGTGCAATGAAAGTCTACAGCCGGTGACGATGAATCATGTTTTCCTTTTGTTCTCGAATGTTCCTATTCAAGATGGCGCAACCGATGAGGATTACTTTGAGTTTACCTGTCCAAAAGAGGATGGGCAGTTTGATGATCCATACCAGTGTGATAAGTACTATGAATGCAACGGAGGACGTGTGACAGAAAAACTCTGCCCAGATGGACTGGTATTCGACCCAACCAGTAAATTAGCGAACAAATGTGATCAACCCTACAACGTGGACTGCAAGGATCGCACAGAACTTCGTGAGTCTAGAATCGTTCAATATTCTTTCGTACCCTTAACTGATCGAATGAACATTACAGAAAAAGCCAAACCAATCGGAGTTTGTCCCCGGCAAAATGGATTCTTCCCACATCCTGATAACACAATCTGTAACGTGTTCTACAACTGTGTCAATGGTCGAGAAATCGAAATGAACTGTGTCGCTGGACTGCACTTTAGTCTGAAAACCGGCACATGCGTTTGGCCCGACATGGCAAACCGGGAAGACTGTGGAAGCAATGCCAACAGTATGTGCAAACAATACTCAAGCTAAACATTCAAATTAAACTCCCCCTCCCCTTCCAGAGAAACTTGAAGACGGCTTCCAGTGTCCGAAGGATTTCCAACAACGCGACAAAAATGGCCAAATCATCACCCACCCCAACTATCCTCACCCCGAGGACTGCTCCAAGTTCTACATTTGTCTCAACGGAGTCGAACCCAGAAAGGGAAACTGTGACTCCGGACTTGTATATAACGAAGACATCCAGCGGTGTGACGAGCCGGAGAATGTCCCCGGGTGGTAAGCAAGAGTTCCAACTCCCCAACAGAGTACAGATCGTGACAGTTTTGGATGGGTTCTCTAATTTGCTTCCACACGCTTACTAATTTCGCATGCAACTAAACTTTAACTAAATCTAATGCTTTTG
Encoded here:
- the LOC6031441 gene encoding protein obstructor-E isoform X1, encoding MRGLFLVVLLVCGCYGATDEDYFEFTCPKEDGQFDDPYQCDKYYECNGGRVTEKLCPDGLVFDPTSKLANKCDQPYNVDCKDRTELQKAKPIGVCPRQNGFFPHPDNTICNVFYNCVNGREIEMNCVAGLHFSLKTGTCVWPDMANREDCGSNANKKLEDGFQCPKDFQQRDKNGQIITHPNYPHPEDCSKFYICLNGVEPRKGNCDSGLVYNEDIQRCDEPENVPGCRKNEEEVSMVSSILRRLEYIRDNKVEP
- the LOC6031441 gene encoding protein obstructor-E isoform X2; this encodes MRGLFLVVLLVCGCYGATDEDYFEFTCPKEDGQFDDPYQCDKYYECNGGRVTEKLCPDGLVFDPTSKLANKCDQPYNVDCKDRTELQKAKPIGVCPRQNGFFPHPDNTICNVFYNCVNGREIEMNCVAGLHFSLKTGTCVWPDMANREDCGSNANKKLEDGFQCPKDFQQRDKNGQIITHPNYPHPEDCSKFYICLNGVEPRKGNCDSGLVYNEDIQRCDEPENVPGCEDWYGEAEKTKRK